cgttccatcgaaacgaaaaagctgagtaaaaacatcactgcgtgcgcgttgtcttcggtaacgcagcaaggcatattagtaaaattactagcattcgtcttctacaattaaaaattggaggcctacgctttgtttgttttgaaagttgtatctttcaatcaaaatgacaaagatctacttggatgttatataaaacaaataatgaatgtttttcattcatgcaatggtgcgaatatgttcattcgttgaaagctggaatgttccattcaattCGGCTCCGCCtcattgaatagaacattccatctttcaactcatgaacatatttgcaccattgcactcataaacattcattatgtgtataatattcacTATTGACCAAAAGGTTTTTATGTTGTGATGGAAACACAAAAATATTCCTACCGCTGTCGCCTCCTGTCTTGTCACAGGAATAAGCAGTTTGGAATTTTGGAGAAAATGAAATCTGTTTTTACCGGTGCCTAACAGGACCACTGGTCGTTGCCGTGAAAGAGCAGATGTCTTGGGCATGGGAGGCGTTGTCTTGGTAACTGTGTTGACGAGAGGTTGTGTCTTCAATGCTGCCCTCATTGGCTCAGATTTGGCGTAGTCTACTGGGGTCAGCCCATGCATGTTTCTGGAAGGAAAGGAAAGGGTTATCGTTATTAATAGGTatggaataaaaaaattatgccAGAGACCTACCGTTTAAACAAAGGAAGAGCTACCAAGATCAAGAGAGATGACCCTCCCTCAATCTTGGTAGGTTCTCAATTGTTTGGCAGGCGGGTATcatggcgtgtcgtggccgagtggtctagcagttgtcagcagcagagtgttggttcgaatcccagtcttgacatttgctccccttgagcaaggcacttaacctaAATCGCTCAGTAAAAATTgagaaggtagtgcattcttctctaccaaccaggctcctgtagtggatgatacccatgcctacatccttacagactgttaAGGGGGACAACCCTATTTGAGCCCCAGGAGTAGTTGGCAATGTttccctggtgacagttgatttgggtcgacagccAAAATCAGTGAAGTGGagccctcaccttgaaatgCCGTCTGGCCTTTTCAGTTGGGCGTTATCTCATAATTCTTTTTTAAACTTGACCTACCTGACATCGAGTGAGGCACCTCGCTTTAGGAGTAACTTAACAACGTCCAGTCTGTGATTCATCACAGCATCGTGGAGGGGGGAGTCATGCTCAAACCCAGGGGTGTTGATCAGAGCTCCATTGTCCAGGAGAACTGCAACAAGGGCTGTATGCCCGTGATTACAAGCCTCGTGCTGAAATTGAAATCATCAAAGAACATTATCATTatagcaggcctggaattttcatctttgaaaagggcaaggccaattggaaaatcttacagTCAACGAGAAAACAtttgatggggcaccaaggccaagaccatgggCATTGCAACAGAGGCCACGGTCTCCGTGGCATGTGTAACTCCAGGCCTGTAAAAGAACATTACATGTGTCTACTATCAATTAATGAATGTGTGGACTAtcaattttaaaactaaaaaacaacaattttgtcaaCTAATGAAGAGACCATCCTCTCTCAAACTCAACAAAGGCAAATCCTTGTGTCACAACAAACACGGTCGTCAACTACAAGCTGGGGCCAACTAACCAAAAGAAAGCAACCTATGGgagcgttcgattagcttccctgggtctaccccgcggtgctcactcgggtgagcccctgacaagagctaaacgaacgatcacccACCGTTCTCATAGTgatgtcatgcacctggggcctgcccccaagtgacccactccacaagcagggcactgggggctgacccgggtgagcccccggAATGAAGTTGAAGCTATTCGTACGCActgggggcagaccggggtcgacccagggaagctaaataaACGCACCCATTATTTCAACACAAACTTGGACATCAACTACAAGCTAGAGGCAACTAAAAAAAAGTGGCAATTATTACGTCAACATCAACTaaaagctgaaaagttgcatgcttCGTTTCCATCAAGAAACAGAATTAGtcttagctgttgcaaacaagctgtggcgtgtcatggcctagcggttaagagcaccggattcaagctctggagttcgatcagcagagtgttggttcgaatcccggtcgtgacacttgctacataaagttggggaggtagtgctttctgctctaccggccaggcttctgattgatacccaagcctacatccgtatggactgtaaagggggtaaccctgtttcagccctaggagtaggtggcaaacgctctggaataaaataatagtaggggtagcccacaccttaaagtggccttaAGGGCCTTGTGTGCCTGGCGaattgcataaaatataaaaataaacaaaataaaagactgCATATCtaccaaaatgacctatggtataacaaaatagttagtggccCGACATTGTGAACCTTACAGAGtgtttctcgaaggctaaataatATGTAGacattttagccttcgagaaaaactAGGGTCAAACTGTCAGGTCACTGACAATTTGTTTCTATATaaagaaaaaaggaaggaaGTTATTTTCTGTAATTTACCAAAGGCGTCCATCTGGCATTGTCCATAGAGTTAGGATCAGCGCCTTCCTGCAGAAGTAGCCTTGCTGTGGCCACATCTCCCTACAAgtaaaattcattaaaaaaacaagaacatttactttttttatagtACAAATAGACAACAGTACACTTGAACACTTGAACACTAAGTGGTTAGTAGAGTTTTTCCATACACCATTACGTAAAGTAAACGTCCAAGGCCTAGTAGGTACACCAATCAAGCGCCTGTGTTACACGGCAAactagtagtactagtagtaaaGTAAACTCAGTTTTCAAACCAGTAGAACCCAGAGTTTAAGCCTATTTGATCAAATTAAACCAGTACGAGTGACTTCAGCCATTAAGTAGGGTCCCAGTCCTGGGACCaagaatctgtggacattttgtgcttttaaagggattgtatacctttggtttttggaaccgtttgattgcttttatcctacaataaaactaaactgtgaaaacttaatttcaaaaagtggtattttttttgagAGTACAGAACAAAGGGACGTCAATAGACACAGAGCTGTCTGCACTAACTCTGAACTGGTTTAGACAAGTTACTTCAGAGATGTTACTTTTGAGAATCTTTTGAATGTACCTTGATTACAGCAACATGCAGAGGTGTTTCTCCACGCTTGTTTCTCTTGACAGCACTACCACTTCTTGGTGATGTCGAGGACCTGGAAGGCTTCTCAGAGTTGCTCGGAGTTCCCTTCTCTCCCAGGTTGCCTTCCACTGCCTCCTTGAGGAGACGTCCTTCGTCAACCTTTCTCCGTGATGTAGGCGTGTGTGAGGACGTCTTTCCTGAGTCTCCTTTTATTGAGCGTGATTTTATTTGTGGTTTGTCGGCAACTTCAGCTGACGGGTTATTTCTCACAGAGCGTTCTGAAGGTGAACCAGTTTCTTCGCGTGGACAATGCTTTCTTATTGGGGGTATGGCAGAGTCTTTCTGTCCAATGTTCTTAGAAGTCGTTCTTGATGATCGACTAATTGTTTGGCGTGCCAGAGGGTTGTCATTGGCTGATTTGTTGCTTTCTTCGATCAAGAGAGAAGATGCTTGATTATTACGTCTAGTTAGTCTTCTTTCAGGTACACTACTACCGGTGACGGATAGATCTGTCATCACTGTGGTCTCATTGCTAGTCTCCTCTCCAGCTGGTAACCTATCAGAATTGTCAATAACTGAAGGTGTTTTTCTGGAAACAGTCTGTTCTTTTATTGTGGTTTTACCTCTTCCACCAATTCTCACCTTGAGTCCTCTGGCACAACTATCATCCGGGGGAATCGTAGATGAACATTTTGAATTTCTCTGACTCCTCCTTGAATTTTCCTTGAGATGCTGCAGCACTGGAACACAGTGATCATCAAGATTGCTAGATGGATCGCAAGATGGCGTGTCGTTCTGAAGTTCTGACGAACACTCATCTGTATTTCTGGTGGACGGTTGACTTTCTCCTTCAAGGCTTAGGGTTTCCTTATAACTGCCAGTGCTGTATCCACTCTCCTGGGTGCTTCCAGGGGCCTCCTCTATAGTCTTAGAACCGTCgcttttgacgaccaattggcTCTGATCCTCATCTTGAGAAGTGATGTCCATGCTCTCTAGGCTGCTTGAATCAGGACAAGACGACGTCTGGCTACGGTCGGTCTCAACGGAGAACGAGACGTGCCGCAGGGAACTCTCTAAACCAGACCCCCTGACTTCTTTGGACGGCCCACCCTTGTGACTCTTCTGCCACTTGCGATTGGCTGCGGCGATACGCTTTCTCTTCAGCGCCTTAGGGTTGGGTTTTCTCACTCGTTTCTTCACGGGTTTCGGCTGGCATGGCGAGGGGATGAAGTCAAACACCGACATCGGGTCGATCGTATCGTTCTCGCTACTGGAAGAGCCTGCCAGAAGTTTGTTCTTTTCATTTTCCTGTATGATCTCATCCTGCTCCTTATGTTGCCTTCTCATCTTCCCGATGACTACTTGTTTGGATGGTTTCTTGATAAATTTCCTTTTACCGGCagctgagggcgctgtttccTTCTCCAAAACATTCCTTGGATGTAACGCTTTTCTTGGAATGCCCTGCCCCTCCAGAACGGCCTCAGTGGTGACCTTTTGAACTTTGGCATCATTTCGACCAGCCATCTCGTTGACCATTCCAACATCTCGAACTTCATTAGAAGGATCTTTGTTAATGATGGAGTGGAGCTTGCCGTAGAGTGTAACAACGCTTGCAAGCTCTCGTTTCAGTTGCAGGTCTTTAACCCAGGCCGGGGCTTGACAAATGGGACATGAGTTTCCTAAATGGGCTTTTGTACACGCCCTGCATCAAAAAGCAAAGATAAATGGAAGAGAAAAAAGCGAAGATGATAAATACAAGGGTTCTTACAAAGATTTGTTCAAAACTGTGGAGCATTCCGGACCCAAATCTTGCCCTCAGTGTTTGCTGCATTGAAATGTAATTCCAGACCTGAAAAGGTAAAACTGTTCTCACTGCCCAAAACCAAAATAATCGTCTCATCATTTACATCCAGATTCTAGTTTTGttagagttttttttatatgtatcCCAAACCACAACTTTTATAGCATTTAGTACCAGAAGGGGACAATTTCTATATTTTAGGGAGTTTAGTTTGGCCAGTGTTCACTGTTCACTGTTCAGCCACAGGTTACCCCTAATATATTGTTATAATCGttaccctccatcctcccgaagGTCTGCAACCATAGCGAGGATAATGGAGGGGTACGGTTATCACAACTAACCTGAACGGAGTTGGTGTTTGAAAGCTGTCGTCGTCAGCGTCGCAATTATAGTATCAATAAATTGAAGTGAGTCAAACTAATAATTGAAGGAGTTTTTGCCAAAAGATCATTTTTATTTACCTGCAAAAGAGATGATCACATGACCCAAGGGTACACGGTTCCTGAAGAGGGTTGTTACTGAAACACAAAgagaaaaagacaacaaaatattacataaaCTTTTTTGGCTGTTCTTGCTattgtattggtaattactcaaaacaattgttagcataaaacctcacttggtaagaggttgatagtattaaacattgtgagaaacggctccctctgaaatgaagtagttgtcgagaaagaaggaattttacatgaatttgatttcgagacgaacttgatttcgagacctcagatttagaatttgaggtctcaagcatctgaaagcacacaactttgtgtgacaagggtgttttttctttcttagttatTTCGCAGATTCGACGaccttgagctcaaattttcagttttgttatttaatgcatctatgttgagatgcaccaagtgagaagacttgtctttgacaattaccaatagtgtccactgtccagtgtctttaaaacaaatatttattacttagttagttgcgataacgtaaaccTCCTCCCGACGAAGGGTTATATtcgtattactattattattgagtTGGAAAGTGGAGTGggggtaccggtcaactcggtcccaaaccaactcggtcccagtcaactcggtcccaagtcaactcggtcccaatcCCAAGTCAACTTGGTCCGAATTGAGTAGGGTGACGGGAGCCTCATCATTTATTTATCAAATgggcagccaatttcattttcggCACCCAcaacctcggcaccttgcaaactcggcacccacaaactccgCACATGCACAactacaaactcggcacctggtTGAGAACGCTCAATCTGCTACggttgcaaactcggcacccagttggaaattgaaataaatccCGATCCTCGTCGTGTGTATCGACGGGTTCGACGCCGTACCAACGATACATCTAATAAATAATCTGTATTTTTCACTGTCATAGTGAGGTCGCCCTTTTCAGAGATcgatatcaaaataattaatatttattttgtgtaaacttTTCAAGACGTTTTTGAGTCGAAAATACGTAATTTCGATGTCCAAGTATTTTTTGGAAACATTTACACGAAACTTTGATccaataaaacattaaattcaAAAAAGagagtgatgagaccgatgttaaaagcggagccatttacagctcaacaaggtgggctaaacAGGCGTGTGAGCACAAAAAGTCACTGTCAACCAAACGCTAACATTTTCAAAGCCCAATGCATCAACAAATAGCGATGCACTTTCACCAacatgattgaaaaaaaaaaattaaaaaaaaaaactgaatgtgCGGACGTAAAGTTTCCAGGGAAAAAAAATCTCCGATGCCTTGTTGGGACCAAAACAggccggtgccgagtttgtttggTGCCGACATTCTTGGTGCCAAGTGGTTGCCGAGTTTgcgaggtgccgagtttgctaagtgccgagtttgctggtgccgagtttgcaaggtgccgaagtgtccggtaCCCATGGTACCGAAAAAACAGTCGGTACCATTGCATTACCCATTAAGAATATCTAGTCACTAGTGTCCCCTCCACCGGTTATTATTTTATATGAGTCAACTAGGTCCCAACCAAGTCAAATAAGCATCAGCAACTTGGGCCTAATCAGCAAatcatgaaatgaaataaatttacGACATCGAATGTTATTCGTTCAAATCATTGAATCATAGATGGATGGATGTTCATGATTCGTTACTATTTATTGACTTACCAAACTCCACATCCTAATGACCTTTCGAGGCCTTTAAGAGCTTCCTTTGTACAATTCCAATCGCAGACCTCCATAATCGCAGACAATGAGCCCTTTTTATGACACTTCCAACCAAGAAATCGAAGACAGAAAGAGGAACTTttctcagtttttttttctcaccaacaaaCGAAATTACGCGCCACACACTCTTCAGAGaataccaacagagggcgctaaaATCGAATcttatagagggcgctatttaacaTTTCTGGTACAGCGGGATGTCTTTGGATGGGTTTGGGCGCACCTACCTGTACCTAGATTTCTTTTCAATGTTTTGTCAGGTCAAccgtttgatgtttttttagaaTAACCCCAGAAAGAGAACCAAAAACCAAATTGCTGCCTGTTTTCATCAGGCACTCCTCCACTGAAGCAAAACATGACCAACTTTACAATAACAAAGAATTTCAATAGCAAACATGCTAAATACTTATACTAAAAATTACTCCAGAAAGActtttttcacaggcttgttattttatgcttatgatgggatacaccaattgagaacactggtctttgacaattaccaaatgtgtacagtgtctAAGGCTTTTAAGTTTGTATTGTAGTATTGGCTTGGGAAGTTGAGGGATGATACTAACAGTAAGTCTGTGCGGTGATCatcagaaagaaaaca
This DNA window, taken from Asterias rubens chromosome 15, eAstRub1.3, whole genome shotgun sequence, encodes the following:
- the LOC117300070 gene encoding BRCA1-associated RING domain protein 1-like, which codes for MEVCDWNCTKEALKGLERSLGCGVCNNPLQEPCTLGSCDHLFCRACTKAHLGNSCPICQAPAWVKDLQLKRELASVVTLYGKLHSIINKDPSNEVRDVGMVNEMAGRNDAKVQKVTTEAVLEGQGIPRKALHPRNVLEKETAPSAAGKRKFIKKPSKQVVIGKMRRQHKEQDEIIQENEKNKLLAGSSSSENDTIDPMSVFDFIPSPCQPKPVKKRVRKPNPKALKRKRIAAANRKWQKSHKGGPSKEVRGSGLESSLRHVSFSVETDRSQTSSCPDSSSLESMDITSQDEDQSQLVVKSDGSKTIEEAPGSTQESGYSTGSYKETLSLEGESQPSTRNTDECSSELQNDTPSCDPSSNLDDHCVPVLQHLKENSRRSQRNSKCSSTIPPDDSCARGLKVRIGGRGKTTIKEQTVSRKTPSVIDNSDRLPAGEETSNETTVMTDLSVTGSSVPERRLTRRNNQASSLLIEESNKSANDNPLARQTISRSSRTTSKNIGQKDSAIPPIRKHCPREETGSPSERSVRNNPSAEVADKPQIKSRSIKGDSGKTSSHTPTSRRKVDEGRLLKEAVEGNLGEKGTPSNSEKPSRSSTSPRSGSAVKRNKRGETPLHVAVIKGDVATARLLLQEGADPNSMDNARWTPLHEACNHGHTALVAVLLDNGALINTPGFEHDSPLHDAVMNHRLDVVKLLLKRGASLDVRNMHGLTPVDYAKSEPMRAALKTQPLVNTVTKTTPPMPKTSALSRQRPVVLLGTGLNDSQRKRLQACAKLLGNGRVVSEFGSEVTHLVASCNHDNLCMRTMKYLNAVLSGIWVVSFNWITECLRIKGQAEEVKFEVKGTTTLSNSPGAQRGRQNAEQQLPGLLDGCHFYLQSTFSPPTPSKKEIVQLIKNGAGTLLSRQPKPDDDVIQASTTVPYHARSGSELATCSYFIIHDHVDSRAPPRIRTGKLCTAPICWLMDCISQFELVDLPK